The Bacteroidota bacterium DNA window GCGACCGACCTGCATCGGCCCGGGCTGAGCGCGACGCCGAGATCACCGAGGCCATCCGCGCCTCGCACGCGGCCTCCGAGGGCGCCTACGGCGCGCTCCGCGTCCACGAGGATCTGAAAGAGGCGGGGTTCCGTGTCGGCAAGAAGCGCGTGGCACGGCTCATGCGTGAGCACGGCATCGTCGGCGTCACCCGGCGCCGGGGGCCGACGACCACGACCCGCCGGCCGGGCACGCCGAAGGGGCCGGACCTCGTCGAGCGCGACTTCTCGGCCGACGCCCCCGATCAGCTCTGGGTGGCCGACATCACGTACGTGCCGACCGGCTCTGGCTTCCTCTACCTCTCGGTCGTGCTCGACGCCTTCAGCCGCCGGATCGTCGGGTGGGCGATGGCCGGGCATCTGCGGACCGAGCTCGTGCTGGCGGCGCTCGACATGGCCGTGGCGCAGCGCCAGCCCGACGGCGTCGTTCACCATTCAGATCACGGGTGTCAATACACGTCGCTGGCCTTCGGGGCTCGGTGCCGCGAGGCGGGCGTCCGCCCGTCGCTCGGATCGGTCGGCGATTGCTACGACTGCGATCTTCCTGGTGCCCGCTCTCGGGTGCCCTCGGGTGGGGCGGCCTGACCCCTGTTACGATCGACCACGGTGCCCTTGCGTTGACGTGTCGGCCGCCTCGCCGGGGGGATCGTTTGGCCCCAGCCCGCCGCCGTCGTGACCTCATAGGAGCCTGATCTCGACCGGAGATCTCGTCGCAGTCCTGTCCGCCAGGCTGGGGGCGGGGCCGTCTGTCCACCAGCGGCCGACGCCATGCCCAGCCTCCACCTCCAACGGACCGACGTCGTC harbors:
- a CDS encoding IS3 family transposase, coding for MVCEGDRLDCGSSFRTRRAFEFVRPHQATFPVALMADVLRVSRSGFYAWRDRPASARAERDAEITEAIRASHAASEGAYGALRVHEDLKEAGFRVGKKRVARLMREHGIVGVTRRRGPTTTTRRPGTPKGPDLVERDFSADAPDQLWVADITYVPTGSGFLYLSVVLDAFSRRIVGWAMAGHLRTELVLAALDMAVAQRQPDGVVHHSDHGCQYTSLAFGARCREAGVRPSLGSVGDCYDCDLPGARSRVPSGGAA